CATCATCTACCGCAGCCCGTTCCTGTGGCTGGTGCCGCTCGCCGTCGCCGGCATGGCCGACTACCTGTCGATGGGCGTCGCCTACGGACTCAACCAGGGCTTCGGGACGTCGGTTTCCGGCCAGAGCTCCGGGATCATGACCATCCTCGTGTTCGGGGCGGGGACGGACTACGCACTGCTGCTCGTCTCCCGCTACCGGGAGGAGCTGCGGCGCATCGAGCGGCCCTACGACGCCATGGTCGCCGCGCTCAAGGGCTGCGGGCCCGCCGTGCTCGCCTCCTCCGGCACCGTCGCCGCCGGACTGCTGTGCCTGCTCGCCGCCGACCTCAACTCCAGCCGCGGCATGGGCCCGCTCGGCACCGTCGGTGTGCTGTGCGCCCTCGTCGCCATGCTGACGCTGCTGCCCGCGGTCCTCGTCCTGCTCGGCCGGCGCGTGTTCTGGCCCCTCGTGCCGCGCCTCGGCAGCACACCCAAGGCCCGCCGGTCCCTGTTCACGGCCATGGGCAGCTCGGCCGGACGCCGGCCCCTCACCGTCCTCGCCGGCGGCGCCGTCCTGCTCGGCGCGCTCGCCCTCGGCACCCTCAACCTGCCCGGCAACCTCAAGCAGGAGGACTCCTTCACCTCCAAGCCCGACGCGGTCGCCGCCATGGAGACCCTCGCCGCGGCCTACCCCGAGCGCGGCACCCAGCCCATCAGCGTCATCACCCCCGAGGACCGGGCGGAGGCGACCCTCGCGTCGATCCGGGACACGCGCGGCGTCGACAGCGCGCAGGAGGGCCGTACCGGAGACGGCTGGACCGAGATCTCCGTCCTGGCCACCGCGGCGCCCCAGTCCGCCGGGGAGACCGCCACCATCGAGGCCCTGCGCGACCGGCTGGAGGGCTCCTACGTCGGCGGTGCCAGCGCCGAGCAGCTCGACCTGAAGGACACCAACGCCCGCGACCGTCTGGTCGTCGTGCCGATCGTGCTGCTGTCGGTGCTGCTGATCCTCGTCGTCCTGCTGCGCTCGCTCGTCGCGCCGCTGATCCTGGTCGCGGCCGTGGTCGCGGTGTGGGCCGCGGCGCTCGGCATCGGCGGACTCGTCTTCGAGCCGCTCTTCGGCTTCGAGGGCACCGACCCCGGACTCGGGCTGCTGTCCTTCGTGTTCCTCGTGGCCCTCGGCGTCGACTACGGCATCTTCCTGATGCACCGGATGCGCGAGGAGTGCCTGAACGGCGCCGAACCGGCAACGGCCGCGCTCACCGCGCTGCGTACGACGGGCGGCGTCATCGCCTCCGCCGGGCTCGTCCTGGCCGCCACCTTCGCGGTGCTCACCAACATGCCGATGCTGCAGCTCGTGGAGCTGGGCTTCGTCATCGCGGTCGGCGTGCTCCTCGACACCTTCCTGGTCCGCACCTACCTGGTCACCAGCGCCAGCGTCGCGCTCAAGCGCAAGGTGTGGTGGCCGGGTCCGCTGTCCCGGAAGCCGGAGCCGCCCGTGCCGCCGAAGGAACCGGAGCGGGTGACCGTGTCCGCCCACTGAACCGACGGGCGCCCCTCCCTGCCGGAGGGGCGCCCCCATCGCGGAGGATGAGCCCGTGCAGGAAAACAGGACACACGTACGGCCCCGCGTCGGCGAACGGGTCATGGCGGCGATCAACCGCGACCCCATGACCGCCCCGCATCGCACCCGCAACGACGCCCTGCTGGCCGCCGGGTGGGCCGTCCTCGCCACGGCGATGGCCCTGCTCGCCGACGACGGGCGTCGACCCGACGCGCTCGGCTGGGCTCTGCTGCTGGTGGCCCATGTGCCCCTCGTGTGGCGGCGCCACCGTCCGGTGCCGGTCCTGCTCGCGGTGATGGCCTGCATCGCTCCGTACCACGCCCTCGACAACAACCACGCCGCGCCCATCTTCGCGACCATGGTCGTGCTGTACACGGTCGCGGCAACCGGCACGGTGCGCCGCACTCTGCTCACCGGCGGCGGCGTCCTCGGCGTGACACTGATCCTCAACGGCATCACCAACCCCGACGGGACGGCGGAGCTCCTGCGGATATCGGGCTGGGTCTTCGCGTTCCTCTTCTGCGGCATCGACGTGCGCTACTACCGCCAGTACTTCGCCGCCGTCGTCGAACGCGCCGAGCGCGCCGAACGCACCCGCGAGGAGGAGGCCCGCCGCCGCGTCGCCGAGGAGCGCCTGCGCATCGCACGGGACCTGCACGACCTGCTGGCCCACAGCATCACCCTCATCGGCGTGCAGACGTCGGTGGCCGCGCACGTCCTGGCGGCCGACCCCGAGCGGCTGGACCGCGCGACGATCGCCAAGTCGCTCGACGACATCGCCGAGACCTGCCGCACGGCTCGCGGTGAGGTGCGCGGCACCCTGGAAGTCCTGCGCGAACAGGGCGTCGCGGGCGAGACACGCGGGCCGCTGCCCGGACTGGACGGACTGCCCGACCTGGTGGAGGCGGCGCGGCTCGCAGGGGCGCGGGTGGAGTCCGACGTACGGGTGCGGGAGGCGCCGCCCGCGGTGGGGGCGGCGGTCTACCGGATCGTGCAGGAGGCGCTGACGAACGCGGTCCGGCACGCGGGACCCGAACCGGCCGTGCGCGTCTCGCTGTACGAGGAGATGGGCGCCCTGCGGCTGTCGGTCGCCGACGACGGCCGTGCCGCGCCCTGCGCGCAGAGCCCCGGCTACGGTCTGGTCGGGATGCGTGAACGGGCCCGCAGCGTGGGTGGCACACTCGACGCCGGGCCGCGCGACGAGGGGGGTTTCGAGGTGAGCGCCGTACTGCCCACCGGGACCGGACTGCCCGAGGAGAGCCGGGTGTCCGTCGGGACCGGCCGGGAGGGGGAGTGATGATCCGCGTCCTGCTCGCGGACGACCAGACGCTCGTCAGGGAGGCGTTCGCGATGCTGGTCGAGTCGGCGCCGGACATGGAGGTCGTCGGCCAGGCGGCCACCGGCCGGGAGGCCGCGGAACTGGCCCGCACCTCGCGCCCCGACCTCGTCGTGATGGACATCCGCATGCCCGACCTCGACGGCATCGAGGCGACCCGGCTGATCGCGGCCGACGAGGACCTGGCCGGGGTGCGCGTGCTGGTGCTGACCACCTACGACACCGACGAGAACATCGTGGACGCGCTGCGGGCCGGCGCCTCCGGGTTCCTCGTGAAGGACACCCGCCCGGCCGAACTCCTCGACGCCATCCGTACGGTGACCGCGGGCGACTCCCTGCTGTCGCCGGGACCGACCGCACGGCTGATCGAGCGGTTCCTCCGCAGCCCCTCGGCACCCGCGGCCGGCGGGCCCGAATGCCTGTCCGAACGTGAACGCGAAGTGCTGACGCTGGTCGCGCGCGGGCTCAACAACACGGAGATCGCGGAAGCGTTGGGACTCAGTCCGCTCACGGCCAAGACCCATGTCAGCCGCATCATGGGCAAGCTCGGGGCGCGGGACCGGGCACAGCTGGTCGTCGTGGCGTATGAGTCAGGGATGGTGACTCCGGGGAACCTGTGACGGACAGGTCAATGTCTGACCCTCCGTCAAGGGAGTTCGATGACCCTCCTGAGCCGCACACTCCTGGCCACCGCGGTACTGCTGACCGCCCCGCTCACCACCGCCGGCACCGCCTCGGCGGCCCCCGGCTGCACGTCCTCCGTGCCGTACGTCTCGGGCGAGGGCGGCTACGACACGTACCGCATCCCGGCGACGGTCACGACCGCGCTGGGCACGGTGCTGGCCTTCGCCGAGGGCCGGCACGACGGGGCCGGTGACACCGGCGACATCGATGTCGTCCTCAGACGGTCCCTGGACGGCGGCTGCACCTGGGGACCGGTCGCGGTGGTCGCCGCCGGGGACGGGGACACGCGGGGCAACCCGGCGCCGGTGGTGGACCCGCTCACCGGCGCGGTCGTGCTGGTCACCTCCTACAACAGCGGGGATGTGACGGAGGCGCAGATCATGCGGGGCGAGGCGACGGCGGAGCAGAGCCGCCGGGTGTTCGTGCAGCGCAGCACGGACGACGGGCGGAGCTTCGGCTCGCCCCGCGATGTCACGGGGGACGTGAAGCCGGCGAACTGGCGCTGGTACGCGACCGGCCCCGGGCACGCGATCGCGCTCCGGCACGGCAGGCACGCGGGCCGGCTGGTGGTCCCCTCGAACCACTCGGTGGCCCCGCCGGCGGGCTCCGGCCACACCGGGCAGGAGGCCAGGTACTACGGCGCCCACGCCATCTACAGCGACGACGGCGGGCGTACGTGGCAGACGGGCTTCGTCGACGAGACGTACGACGGCTACAGCAACGCCAACGAGTCCACCGCCGCCGAACTCCCCGACGGCAGGGTGTACTTCAACTCCCGCGACCAGAACGGCACGAGCGCGGGCAACCGCCTCGACAGCGTCTCCAGCGACGGCGGCGAGAGTCTGGACCGGCCGTACACGATGCAGCCCTCGCTGAACGACGTGCCGGTGGTCGAGGGCAGCGTTCTCCAACTCCCGGGCGCCGGCGCCCCGTTGCTGTTCTCCGGTCCGTCCGTGCCCACCGCCCGGCAGTCGATGGCCGTGTGGCGCAGCACGAACGGCGGGGCGACCTTCACGAAGGTACTGACGCTGTCGCAGCAGCGGGCGGCGTACTCCGACCTGGTGCGGCTCGACGGGCAGACGGTCGGGCTGCTGTACGAGACGGGGCAGTCGGGCACCTACGAGACGATCGAGTTCCGCCGGCTGCCGGTCACCGAGCTGAGCTAGCGGCCGCCGGGGCGGAACCGGCCTAGAGCAGCCCCGCTCCGGCCAGGAACTTCCCCACCCGTTCGACTTCCTCCGGCGACAGCGGCACCTGAGGCTCCGCTGTCGCCGGGCAGTCGATGACGCCCCGCAGGTGCAGTGCCGCCTTGAACGCGCCCAGCGCCGAGGAGCTGCCGCCCATCCGCTCGGTGTCGCCGACGGTCACCATCCCGAACAGGGCGCACAACCGTTCCTGCTCGGCTCGGGCCGACTCCCGGTCGCCGGAGCGGTACAGGCGGTCGAGGCGGACGTAGCCCGCCGGGTCGACGTTCGCCAGGCCCGGCACCGCCCCGTCGGCGCCGACCGCGAGAGCCGCGTCCACGATGAGCTCGGAGCCCGTCAGCACGCTGAAGCCCTTGAGGTCGGGCCGGTTGCGGACGCCCATGACGACCTCGCGGAAACCGGCCAGATCGCCGCTGGAGTCCTTCAGGCCCGCCAGCACACCCTCGGCGGCCAGGTCCAGGACGACCTCGGCGGGCAGCTTGGTGTGCACGCCGGACGGCAGGTCGTAGGCGATGACCGGGACCGGGCAGGCCGTCGCGATCAGCCGGTAGTGGTGGGCGATCTCGGCGGGGTGGGTGCGCGCGTAGAACGGGGCCGTCGCCACCACAGCGTCCGCGCCGGCCTCCGTGACCTCGTGTACGTGGTCCAGGACCCGCGGCGTCGTCATGTCGATCACGCCGGCCAGGACCGGGAGCCGCCCGGCGGTGTGCCGTACGGCCGTGTCCACCACCAGCCGCCGCTGCCGGTCCGTCAGATACGCCACCTCCGACGTCGAGCCGAGCACGAACAGGCCGTGCACCCCGCCCTCCATCAGATGGTCGATCAGCCTGCGCAGTGACGGGACGTCCACCTCGCGGTCCGGTGTCAGGGGCGTGCAGACGGGCGGGACGACACCGGTGAGCGG
The DNA window shown above is from Streptomyces chartreusis and carries:
- a CDS encoding MMPL family transporter, whose protein sequence is MGAVGTSARRRGVPWLVLGLWVVALVAVSPFASKLADVQRDRAVDYLPASADSTQVAKIQEQLPGGEATELVVVYHRDGGLTAGDRATAAGQIERIAGEHKLTGEPRGVPSRDGTTLMYPIATTEPGTDEEARDLLVNDVRDVARSSDGLSVEVGGAGALATDASEVYNSLDGPLLYTTAAVVALLLIIIYRSPFLWLVPLAVAGMADYLSMGVAYGLNQGFGTSVSGQSSGIMTILVFGAGTDYALLLVSRYREELRRIERPYDAMVAALKGCGPAVLASSGTVAAGLLCLLAADLNSSRGMGPLGTVGVLCALVAMLTLLPAVLVLLGRRVFWPLVPRLGSTPKARRSLFTAMGSSAGRRPLTVLAGGAVLLGALALGTLNLPGNLKQEDSFTSKPDAVAAMETLAAAYPERGTQPISVITPEDRAEATLASIRDTRGVDSAQEGRTGDGWTEISVLATAAPQSAGETATIEALRDRLEGSYVGGASAEQLDLKDTNARDRLVVVPIVLLSVLLILVVLLRSLVAPLILVAAVVAVWAAALGIGGLVFEPLFGFEGTDPGLGLLSFVFLVALGVDYGIFLMHRMREECLNGAEPATAALTALRTTGGVIASAGLVLAATFAVLTNMPMLQLVELGFVIAVGVLLDTFLVRTYLVTSASVALKRKVWWPGPLSRKPEPPVPPKEPERVTVSAH
- a CDS encoding sensor histidine kinase yields the protein MAAINRDPMTAPHRTRNDALLAAGWAVLATAMALLADDGRRPDALGWALLLVAHVPLVWRRHRPVPVLLAVMACIAPYHALDNNHAAPIFATMVVLYTVAATGTVRRTLLTGGGVLGVTLILNGITNPDGTAELLRISGWVFAFLFCGIDVRYYRQYFAAVVERAERAERTREEEARRRVAEERLRIARDLHDLLAHSITLIGVQTSVAAHVLAADPERLDRATIAKSLDDIAETCRTARGEVRGTLEVLREQGVAGETRGPLPGLDGLPDLVEAARLAGARVESDVRVREAPPAVGAAVYRIVQEALTNAVRHAGPEPAVRVSLYEEMGALRLSVADDGRAAPCAQSPGYGLVGMRERARSVGGTLDAGPRDEGGFEVSAVLPTGTGLPEESRVSVGTGREGE
- a CDS encoding response regulator: MMIRVLLADDQTLVREAFAMLVESAPDMEVVGQAATGREAAELARTSRPDLVVMDIRMPDLDGIEATRLIAADEDLAGVRVLVLTTYDTDENIVDALRAGASGFLVKDTRPAELLDAIRTVTAGDSLLSPGPTARLIERFLRSPSAPAAGGPECLSEREREVLTLVARGLNNTEIAEALGLSPLTAKTHVSRIMGKLGARDRAQLVVVAYESGMVTPGNL
- a CDS encoding sialidase family protein; the encoded protein is MTLLSRTLLATAVLLTAPLTTAGTASAAPGCTSSVPYVSGEGGYDTYRIPATVTTALGTVLAFAEGRHDGAGDTGDIDVVLRRSLDGGCTWGPVAVVAAGDGDTRGNPAPVVDPLTGAVVLVTSYNSGDVTEAQIMRGEATAEQSRRVFVQRSTDDGRSFGSPRDVTGDVKPANWRWYATGPGHAIALRHGRHAGRLVVPSNHSVAPPAGSGHTGQEARYYGAHAIYSDDGGRTWQTGFVDETYDGYSNANESTAAELPDGRVYFNSRDQNGTSAGNRLDSVSSDGGESLDRPYTMQPSLNDVPVVEGSVLQLPGAGAPLLFSGPSVPTARQSMAVWRSTNGGATFTKVLTLSQQRAAYSDLVRLDGQTVGLLYETGQSGTYETIEFRRLPVTELS
- a CDS encoding dihydrodipicolinate synthase family protein — translated: MIPTPLTGVVPPVCTPLTPDREVDVPSLRRLIDHLMEGGVHGLFVLGSTSEVAYLTDRQRRLVVDTAVRHTAGRLPVLAGVIDMTTPRVLDHVHEVTEAGADAVVATAPFYARTHPAEIAHHYRLIATACPVPVIAYDLPSGVHTKLPAEVVLDLAAEGVLAGLKDSSGDLAGFREVVMGVRNRPDLKGFSVLTGSELIVDAALAVGADGAVPGLANVDPAGYVRLDRLYRSGDRESARAEQERLCALFGMVTVGDTERMGGSSSALGAFKAALHLRGVIDCPATAEPQVPLSPEEVERVGKFLAGAGLL